A part of Pyramidobacter porci genomic DNA contains:
- a CDS encoding DUF5662 family protein, whose product MHPLLHFKTITRHKLLVMKFCFRLGLYRQGLLHDLSKYAPVEFFVGARYYQGTRSPNNAERLDKGYSAAWLHHKGRNKHHFEYWIDYAVGDDADGEARPMCGMEMPRKYVAEMFCDRVAASMIYLGEKYTDAAPWEYYDRFRNHYLIHPNTAALIEEALRVLKDEGESRAFEWVHTHILHERNAPRRGKRRTE is encoded by the coding sequence ATGCATCCGCTCCTCCACTTCAAAACGATCACGCGGCACAAGCTGCTGGTGATGAAATTCTGTTTCCGCCTCGGACTGTACCGACAGGGCCTGCTGCACGACCTGTCGAAGTACGCGCCCGTCGAATTTTTCGTGGGCGCCAGGTATTACCAGGGCACGCGCAGTCCCAACAACGCCGAGCGCCTCGACAAAGGATACAGCGCGGCGTGGCTGCACCACAAGGGACGCAACAAGCACCATTTCGAATACTGGATCGACTACGCCGTCGGCGACGACGCAGACGGCGAAGCCCGGCCGATGTGCGGCATGGAGATGCCGCGGAAGTACGTGGCGGAGATGTTCTGCGACCGCGTCGCCGCCAGCATGATCTATCTCGGCGAAAAGTACACCGACGCCGCGCCGTGGGAGTATTACGACAGGTTCAGGAACCATTACCTCATTCACCCCAACACGGCGGCGCTGATCGAAGAAGCGCTGCGCGTGCTGAAGGACGAAGGCGAATCGCGCGCGTTCGAATGGGTGCATACGCATATTCTGCACGAGAGAAACGCGCCCCGCCGCGGAAAAAGGCGGACCGAATGA
- a CDS encoding DMT family transporter, whose translation MNENNSTLQRYLPMTLVLLIWGFMNVPATYALREMPPLELLLLRTAIAAAILAPLAYCRERRLLPNRSDLAIAVLMGIFGVLLNNLCFFYAIKFTSLTNIAIIFATSPLITTILAAVFLGERLTPRRVCGIVFALGGAVCLLCKGDLSLLANLSLNKGDLMEFCASFCCSAMTVLGKKITKSSPIVVTLCNMAASCVLAAALIATVGQPMNLALSGRALLGTLYIGILGSSCAYVLQQISIQRIGAGATGAFLNGSPVVSIFAAMVFMGEALSMIQAVCAAVIFVGIFLNAGGNKASGSVDLKTKRAS comes from the coding sequence ATGAACGAAAACAATTCGACATTGCAGCGCTATCTGCCAATGACGCTCGTGCTGCTGATCTGGGGTTTTATGAACGTGCCGGCCACTTATGCGCTGCGTGAGATGCCGCCGCTGGAGTTGCTGCTTCTGCGTACGGCTATCGCCGCCGCGATTCTTGCCCCACTGGCATACTGTCGTGAGCGGCGTTTGCTGCCGAACCGCAGCGATCTGGCGATTGCCGTGCTGATGGGCATTTTCGGAGTACTGCTCAACAATCTCTGCTTTTTCTACGCGATCAAGTTCACGTCGTTGACAAATATCGCCATCATCTTCGCCACGTCGCCGCTGATCACGACCATCCTGGCCGCCGTTTTCCTCGGCGAAAGGCTGACGCCGCGGCGCGTCTGCGGCATCGTTTTCGCGCTGGGCGGAGCGGTCTGCCTGCTCTGCAAAGGCGACCTGTCGCTGCTGGCCAATCTGTCGCTGAACAAAGGCGATCTGATGGAATTTTGCGCGTCTTTCTGCTGCTCGGCGATGACCGTGCTGGGCAAAAAAATCACAAAATCCTCGCCGATCGTGGTGACACTGTGCAACATGGCCGCGTCCTGCGTGCTGGCCGCAGCGCTCATCGCCACCGTTGGCCAGCCGATGAACCTGGCGCTGTCGGGACGCGCCCTGCTCGGCACGTTGTACATCGGCATTCTCGGTTCAAGCTGCGCTTACGTGCTTCAGCAAATATCAATCCAGCGCATCGGCGCGGGCGCGACAGGAGCGTTCCTCAACGGATCGCCGGTCGTCAGCATTTTCGCCGCCATGGTTTTTATGGGAGAAGCGCTCTCCATGATCCAGGCCGTCTGCGCCGCCGTGATCTTCGTGGGAATTTTCCTCAACGCCGGTGGAAATAAAGCATCAGGCAGCGTCGATTTGAAGACAAAAAGGGCCTCGTAA
- a CDS encoding CRISPR-associated endonuclease Cas3'', translated as MIPLAHVRKNEDGSWEKQTLAEHLEAVSRLAAEFASAFASEDWGRIAGRLHDLGKALPAWQKHLKDDSGCEPELVQKLDGDGGSAPQHSVAGAVAAVCDFLGRKEPMDVPAVCAWALAYAIAGHHAGLADWDGDGRSALISRFQEAYEAKAVEEIGQCLGEGDSRINFAPSMLHCQPPLPRSFLGLTTENYLNESENFHLWVRMLFSCLIDADFLDTESFMTPERTQDRGGYATLAEIEKAFALFMKKLSESAADTPVNRCRRNVLNDCLAAAKSLLSRNNIKEPVSLPLCRGSLRQAFLFAPLCRVPLKRPTTLCHF; from the coding sequence TTGATTCCTCTTGCCCATGTGAGAAAAAACGAAGACGGTTCGTGGGAAAAACAGACGCTCGCCGAGCATCTCGAGGCGGTCTCGCGGCTGGCGGCGGAGTTTGCTAGCGCGTTCGCCTCGGAGGACTGGGGGCGCATCGCCGGCCGGCTGCACGATCTCGGGAAAGCGCTGCCGGCCTGGCAGAAACACTTGAAGGACGACAGCGGCTGTGAACCGGAGCTGGTGCAGAAGCTCGACGGTGACGGCGGCAGCGCGCCCCAGCACAGCGTCGCCGGCGCCGTGGCGGCTGTTTGTGATTTTCTCGGCCGCAAGGAGCCGATGGACGTGCCTGCGGTGTGTGCCTGGGCGCTGGCCTATGCGATCGCCGGGCATCACGCCGGACTCGCCGACTGGGACGGCGACGGGCGCTCGGCGCTGATCAGCCGATTCCAAGAAGCGTACGAGGCGAAAGCTGTCGAAGAGATTGGGCAATGTCTGGGGGAAGGGGATTCCCGGATCAATTTTGCCCCTTCGATGTTGCATTGCCAGCCGCCGTTGCCAAGGTCTTTTCTGGGGCTGACGACGGAAAATTATCTAAACGAGAGCGAAAATTTCCATCTCTGGGTGAGGATGCTGTTTTCGTGCCTGATCGACGCGGATTTTCTCGACACGGAATCCTTCATGACGCCGGAACGGACGCAGGACCGCGGCGGTTACGCGACGCTTGCGGAGATCGAAAAGGCGTTTGCCCTTTTCATGAAAAAGCTGTCCGAATCTGCGGCAGATACGCCGGTGAACCGCTGCCGTCGGAACGTTCTGAACGACTGTCTGGCGGCCGCAAAGTCGCTTTTATCAAGAAATAATATAAAAGAGCCTGTCTCTCTCCCTCTCTGTCGTGGGAGTTTGAGACAGGCTTTTCTTTTCGCGCCTTTATGCCGTGTTCCGTTAAAAAGGCCAACGACTCTCTGCCATTTTTAG
- a CDS encoding YtxH domain-containing protein: protein MKKMILLILLIAACVLGYCYYKGIGPFEKTPDGNVQIKQEVKDKAAELKDKVVEKAEEVKEKAGEMKDKVVEKAGEVKEKAAELTDKAVEKAGEIKDKVMDSMADTKEESAPAAK from the coding sequence ATGAAAAAAATGATTCTTCTCATTCTTCTAATTGCCGCCTGTGTGCTGGGATATTGCTATTACAAGGGGATAGGCCCATTCGAGAAAACGCCTGACGGCAACGTTCAGATCAAGCAGGAAGTCAAGGACAAGGCAGCTGAGCTCAAGGACAAGGTTGTCGAAAAAGCTGAAGAGGTCAAAGAGAAGGCCGGCGAGATGAAGGATAAAGTCGTCGAGAAAGCCGGAGAGGTCAAAGAGAAAGCCGCGGAACTCACCGACAAAGCGGTCGAGAAAGCCGGGGAAATAAAGGATAAAGTGATGGATTCCATGGCTGACACGAAAGAAGAATCTGCTCCTGCCGCAAAGTAA
- a CDS encoding patatin-like phospholipase family protein: MKKIWLWLLMALTFSATPAGAEDKPYVVLALSGGGIKGYAHIGVLRELEKEGVGIAGIVGTSMGAIVGSLYASGRTPAELERIVMDVNLGELVTASGGNYFNLSDKATRDISMIRPEIYTDVHNKVAGPLGFVAGTSVLEHIAQLLSHVTVTDFRRLPIPFAAIATDLVSGEKVVLRRGSLASAVRASMSIPGVFDPWEINGRLLVDGGMVSNMPVETAKELFPGYPVIAVNLTSELEPREKLSTVFDVVSQSITILTMQNVRREATLADLVISPGVKEYPILGTSPAAEIIQQGRDAAVKALPQIRALLKKAPRRPVKEKELVPPKPPHVMGVHVVGVPEKMGKEIERELLKVWLGRPVPMKEIVAASANIAKREDVRSVDYDLLDTERGVIVLLKVQRFPAHRYSLGGYASTYSGMGWLVIGSRRYDLFTPGDTLQSSFYLGQRWGADFNYFWDMDVSHSSFWEAGLSASHFRIDASGAPLEWQRYNFDVQRHFTLHERLRLSAGVSATAARRVEGGESANYAAPFLEATLNLMDNPDDPVNGWLLNARSMWPSETGTMLMRLSLTGRRRISPKLMAELQGGFTEGDMDDKRLFSAYLGAREELYSLAEHPIEAERFAWWRAKLRYPLSQTIFGNVIAEIFGGQGYAWGSDGAEIARPWEVGVALCAPRRLIDGKLYAVYTDRKEWRFGVSIGVPNWDAFHLF; encoded by the coding sequence ATGAAGAAAATATGGCTGTGGCTGCTGATGGCGCTGACGTTCTCCGCGACGCCGGCCGGCGCGGAAGACAAACCGTACGTGGTCCTGGCGCTGTCGGGCGGCGGCATCAAGGGATACGCTCATATCGGGGTGCTTCGGGAACTGGAAAAAGAAGGCGTTGGCATCGCCGGCATCGTCGGCACCAGCATGGGGGCCATCGTCGGCAGTCTCTATGCCAGCGGCAGGACGCCGGCGGAGCTGGAACGAATCGTCATGGACGTCAATCTCGGCGAACTGGTCACGGCGAGCGGCGGCAATTATTTCAATTTGTCCGACAAAGCTACGCGCGACATCAGCATGATCCGGCCGGAAATCTACACCGACGTTCACAACAAAGTGGCGGGACCGCTGGGGTTCGTCGCCGGCACGAGCGTGCTCGAGCACATCGCTCAGCTGCTTTCCCACGTGACCGTGACCGATTTCCGCCGTCTGCCCATACCGTTTGCAGCTATCGCCACCGATCTTGTCAGCGGCGAGAAAGTGGTGCTGCGCCGCGGCTCTCTGGCTTCGGCTGTGCGCGCTTCCATGTCCATTCCCGGCGTGTTCGACCCGTGGGAGATCAACGGCCGCCTGCTCGTCGACGGCGGCATGGTCTCCAACATGCCTGTGGAGACGGCCAAAGAGCTGTTCCCCGGCTATCCCGTGATCGCCGTCAACCTCACCAGCGAGCTGGAACCGCGCGAAAAGCTGAGTACCGTGTTCGACGTGGTCAGCCAGTCCATCACCATCCTCACCATGCAGAATGTGCGCCGCGAAGCGACGCTGGCCGATTTGGTGATCAGTCCCGGCGTGAAGGAGTACCCCATCCTCGGCACCTCGCCTGCCGCCGAGATTATTCAGCAGGGGCGCGACGCTGCCGTCAAGGCTTTGCCGCAGATCCGCGCGCTGTTGAAGAAAGCGCCGCGGCGCCCCGTCAAGGAAAAGGAACTGGTGCCGCCCAAGCCGCCTCACGTGATGGGCGTACATGTCGTGGGTGTTCCCGAGAAAATGGGCAAGGAAATAGAGCGGGAGTTGCTCAAGGTCTGGCTGGGGCGCCCCGTGCCCATGAAGGAGATCGTCGCTGCCAGCGCCAACATCGCCAAGCGCGAGGACGTCCGCAGCGTCGATTACGATCTGCTCGACACCGAGCGCGGCGTCATCGTGCTGCTCAAGGTACAACGCTTCCCCGCGCACCGTTATTCGCTTGGCGGTTATGCCAGCACCTACAGCGGCATGGGCTGGCTGGTGATCGGCAGCCGCCGCTACGACCTGTTCACCCCTGGCGACACGCTGCAGTCGAGCTTCTACCTTGGCCAGCGCTGGGGCGCGGATTTCAACTATTTCTGGGATATGGATGTGTCGCACAGCTCCTTCTGGGAGGCGGGGCTGTCGGCGTCTCATTTCAGGATCGACGCGTCCGGCGCTCCGCTTGAATGGCAGCGCTACAACTTCGACGTGCAGCGTCACTTTACGTTGCACGAACGTCTGCGCCTTTCCGCCGGCGTGTCGGCCACGGCCGCGCGTCGCGTGGAAGGAGGCGAAAGCGCCAACTACGCGGCGCCGTTCCTCGAAGCGACGCTCAACCTGATGGACAATCCCGATGATCCGGTCAACGGGTGGCTGCTGAACGCCCGCTCGATGTGGCCTTCCGAGACGGGGACCATGCTGATGCGGCTCAGCCTCACAGGGCGCCGCCGCATCAGCCCGAAACTCATGGCTGAGCTCCAGGGCGGCTTCACGGAAGGCGACATGGACGATAAGCGCCTGTTCAGCGCCTATCTTGGCGCCCGCGAAGAACTTTACAGCCTGGCGGAACACCCCATCGAGGCCGAGCGCTTTGCCTGGTGGCGCGCCAAGCTGCGTTATCCGCTGTCGCAGACCATATTCGGCAACGTTATCGCCGAGATCTTCGGCGGTCAGGGGTACGCCTGGGGCAGCGACGGCGCGGAGATCGCCCGGCCGTGGGAAGTCGGCGTCGCGCTCTGTGCGCCGCGCCGCCTCATCGACGGCAAACTGTACGCCGTCTACACCGACCGCAAGGAGTGGCGCTTCGGCGTCAGCATCGGCGTCCCTAACTGGGACGCGTTCCATTTGTTTTAA
- the larE gene encoding ATP-dependent sacrificial sulfur transferase LarE, translated as MDQLHEKYGRLKDLLRGFGGVAVAFSGGVDSTFLLKAAREALGDRVLAVTAQSCFFPRRELDEANDFCARERIRHEICVCDELNVPGLRENPRNRCYLCKRALFEKMIALAASRGFGCVAEGSNMDDMGDYRPGLQAVAELGVKSPLRDAGLYKAEIRVLSKELGLPTWNKPSFACLASRFVYGEPLSEEKLNMVERAEQLLLELGLTQMRVRVHGDVARIEALPEQFALVMQNRERLAAEFKKIGFGYAALDLQGYRTGSMNETLGTK; from the coding sequence ATGGACCAGCTTCACGAAAAATACGGACGGCTCAAAGACCTTTTGCGCGGGTTCGGCGGCGTGGCCGTGGCCTTTTCCGGAGGCGTCGATTCGACGTTTCTTTTGAAGGCCGCCCGCGAGGCATTGGGCGACCGCGTTCTCGCCGTCACCGCGCAGTCCTGCTTTTTCCCCCGGCGCGAGCTCGACGAGGCCAACGACTTCTGCGCGCGCGAGCGTATCCGGCACGAGATCTGCGTCTGCGACGAGCTGAACGTTCCCGGCCTTCGCGAAAACCCGCGCAACCGCTGTTACCTGTGCAAGCGCGCCCTCTTCGAGAAGATGATCGCGCTGGCCGCCTCGCGCGGGTTCGGCTGCGTCGCCGAGGGCAGCAATATGGACGATATGGGCGACTACCGCCCCGGCCTGCAGGCCGTCGCCGAGCTGGGCGTCAAAAGCCCGTTGCGCGATGCCGGCCTGTACAAGGCCGAGATCCGCGTCTTGTCAAAAGAACTGGGGCTGCCGACGTGGAACAAACCGTCCTTCGCCTGCCTCGCTTCGCGCTTCGTCTACGGCGAACCGCTCAGCGAAGAAAAACTGAACATGGTCGAACGGGCCGAGCAGCTGCTCCTCGAGCTGGGACTGACGCAGATGCGCGTGCGCGTTCACGGCGACGTCGCCCGCATCGAAGCGCTGCCCGAACAGTTCGCCCTGGTCATGCAAAACCGCGAACGTCTCGCCGCCGAGTTCAAAAAGATCGGCTTCGGCTATGCCGCGCTCGACCTGCAGGGCTACCGCACCGGCAGCATGAACGAAACGCTGGGCACAAAGTAG